The nucleotide window GCCCCAGGTCCAATCCATACATAGCTCGGCTGACACCACCGTGCTAGCCGATCTCGACCCAAGAGAAGACCTTGGCGAAAGACCTCGCCCAATGGACAACCTTCAACGAATAACACTAACGACATTCGGCCAATGGACAATCTTCAACAAGTAACACTAACAGCAGACGACAACCAATACACATATGTTGGAGAAGCATTAGAAGGGGCAGACCGAGCAAGACTCATTCACACACTGCGTCAAAACGCCGACCTTTTCGCATGGACGCCGGAGGACATGCCCGGAATAAACCCAAAGGTTATCTGCCACAAACTAGCAATTGACAAAACAGCCCGACCAGTTGCGCAGAAGAAAAGGAATCTCGGGGAAGAGAAAAAACAAGCAGCACTAGAAGAAACCAAAAAGCTCCTCAATGCAGGTTTCATCCGAGAAATTCGTTTCACCACATGGTTGTCCAACGTGGTAATGGTAAGGAAGAGCTCAGGTAAATGGCGCATGTGCGTCGACTTTACGAACTTAAATAAAGCTTGTCCCAAAGATGCTTATCTGTTGCCTTGTATTGATAAATTAGTTGATAACGCCTCTGGTTTTAAAGCTTTGagttttatggatgcatactctggCTATAACCAGATTCTAATGCACCCAGAAGACCAAAGCAAAACAGCTTTTATAACAGAACATGGGAATTTTTGTTACAAGGTAATGCCCTTTGGCCTAAAGAATGCAGGTGCGACGTATCAAAGGCTAATGGACAAGGTATTCCAGCAACAGATAGGCCGCAACATGGAGGTCTATGTAGATGACATGGTAGCCAAAACACCCATGCAGGGGTCACACTGTGACGACCtattagaaatcttcaaacaactCCGAGTATACAACATGAGACTCAATCCGGACAAATGTGCTTTCGGAGTCCAAGGAGGGAAATTCCTCGGATTCATGCTAACCTCGCGAGGCATCGAAGCCAACCCAGAAAAATGCAAAGCTGTACTGAATATGGCGAGCCCAAAGACGATAAAAGAGGTCCAACAACTAGCAGGGCGAATAGCCACCTTATCTCGTTTCCTACCTGCAGTGGCAAACCGATCTTATCATTTTTTCCAAACATTCTCCAAAGGCAAGAAATTTGCATGGACAGACCAATGTGAGAACTCTTTTACCGAACTCAAACAAAGCCTAACATCACCACTAATCCTCCAAAGACCAGAGACAGGTAAACCATTGTACTTATATTTATCAGTATCTAACCATGCTATAAGCTCGGTCCTAGTAACAGAAACAGGGAAGAAGCAAAACCCAGTATACTTCATCAGTAGGGTACTGCAACCAACAGAAACAAGGTACCCGAAGATAGAACAATTGGCACTGGCACTAATCACCACAGCAAGAAGACTGCGGCACTATTTCCAGAGCCACACAATCATAGTACGAACGGACCAACCATTAAGGCAGATACTAACCAGACCCGAGCTCGCCGGCAGATTAATAAAATGGTCGGtcgagctctccgagttcgacaTTCAGTACGAATCAAGGAAAACACTGAAGTCACAGGTGCTAGCCGACTTTATATCAGAAATGACAAATGACTAGGGGTGGAAAAAGGCCAGGCGGCCTGCCAGGGGCCTGCAGCCTGGCCTGTGtttggcctggcctggcctggcctgttacAAAATAGGTACAGGCTCAGGCTCTTTTAAAAgccttaatacattaataggccAGGCCTAGGCTCACTAATTAGCAACAGGCTGCAGGCCAGGCTCAGGCCAATCAACTGTATGACAGGCCAGGCCTGTTAAGAGCaaagcctggcctggcctggcctgtttcCACCCCTACAAATGACACATATAATACAGAAGTCAGTTGGACCATACATGTAGATGGAGCATCCAACAAAGAAGGCAGTGGGGCTGGGATACTACTCAAAGAAGGAGACAAAGTGGTGGCCGAGCAGTCACTACAGTTCCGCTTCAACGCAAGCAACAATCAAGCAGAATATGAGGCCCTACTCGCTGGACTAAAGCTCGCCCTACAACTGCAAATACCTCGAATAACAGCCTACTGCGACTCCTCGTTAGTGGTACATCAAATAAAGGGCGAATTCCAGGTAAAAGATCCTTTGTTAGAGAAATATTGGCTCATAACAAAGgatctaatttcaaaatttgaagaatttgatattattcatgtaAACCGAGAACACAATACCAGGGCCGACGTGTTATCTAAACTAGCCACAACTCGGCAGGCCGAAAACACGTCGGCACTGTCCCAGCTAACGCTTGACAAACCGAGTTTTGAGCAGGATACAATTCTGAGTATTACACAAGTCCCAGATTGGCGAACACCTTTTCTCGAATACATCAACACAGGCACTACGCCAAATGACGAGCCGAACTTGCCACTCTTCCGAAGAAGAGCAAGCTTCTATACAGTGCTAGGAAACACTTTGTACAGACGAGGACACTCCCGACCACTCCTTAAATGCATTAGCAACGAGGAGGCCGAGGATGTCATGGCCGAAACACATGAAGGAGTCTGCGGCAACCATATCGGTGGCCGAACTTTAGCAGCAAAGATCCTGCGAACAGGATATTATTGGCCGACGATAAAGCGAGATTGCATCTCAAAAGTCAAAGCGTGTGATAATTGTCAAAAACACGCCACACTCTCAGAGACCCCGGCCGAAGAACTCCATACCATAGAGGTAAGCTGGCCTTTCGATAGGTGAGGATTAGATATCCTCGGACCTTTCCCGAAAGCGCCAGGCCAGGTAAAGTTCCTTTTGGTTTCAATAGATTATTTCTCTAAGTGGATAGAGGCACAACCACTAGCACACATAACGGCAGAAAAAGTGCGATCTTTTTTATGGAAAAATATCATATGCAAATACGGTATCCCAAGAGAGATAATCTCGGATAACGGGAGACAATTTACAGATCATAAGCTCGCTGCCTTTCTAACAAACTTTAACATCAAACATCATTTCAGCTCAGTAGAGCACCTGCAAACTAACGGACAAGTTGAATCAGCTAACAGAATTATCTTGCAGGGATTAAAGAAAAAGCTCGGCGACGCTAAGGGAGAATGGGCCGACCTCATTCCAGAAATTCTATGGAGTTACAATACCAGCATTCAATCTGCCACAGGAGAGACTCCTTTCAAACTGGTATATGGCGCAGAAGCACTTATCCCAGTAGAGGTCAGCGTCCCAACATTAAGGACCGAGCtttatgatcaaacaaataaCCTACAAGCTCGGACAGTCGAATTAGACCtcgtagaagaagaaagagacaTTTCTGCCATAAAGCAGTGAGCCAGAAAACAATACCTAGAGCAAAGACACAACAGAAAAGTAGTTCACAGGTCTTTCAACAATGGAGACCTCGTACTTAGGCGCACAGAGGAAGCCCGGAAACCTCCAGCACACGGCAAATTGGCGGCAAACTGGGAAAGGCCTTTCCGAGTACTCCAAAATCTCGGAAAGGGGGCTTACAAGCTCGAAACCCTTCAAGGAGATCAACTTCCAGGGACATGGAACGTCTCCTCCCTAAGGAAATATCAGTCATGATGTAGTCTGTAATCTGCGAATGATGGTACTCTTTTTCCCATCCGAAGGTTTTCTCCCAAAATACATGGGTTTTACTCGGAGAGGGTTTTAATGAGGCCGGACGCAACAAATCATTGTACTCACACAACCTAATGAGCAATCAAAATGGTTCTCATTTCGACGGTTACCATACATTTGAGTTAGTAAACACTTCGAATAATCCGAGTATAATCCTCGGAGCCCTAACATCACGAGCCGAGTTTATTCCTCGGAAAACCTCCACCACAACAACAAGTCAAAGCCTTTTCTAACGAACATACTAATCCGAGCTTCATACTCGGAATTCAACATGCGCATGCCGAGCATAATGCTCGGACAAGTACATACTGACATTTCCCACAATTCTAACAAATGAACATTTAAACGCTAATCCGAGCTTCATACTCGGAGAACAACGCGCACACTCCGATAATAATACTCGGAGAAGCACATGTAAATACAAACAAACACAAGCAATCAC belongs to Arachis duranensis cultivar V14167 chromosome 8, aradu.V14167.gnm2.J7QH, whole genome shotgun sequence and includes:
- the LOC107461347 gene encoding uncharacterized protein LOC107461347; this encodes MDNLQQVTLTADDNQYTYVGEALEGADRARLIHTLRQNADLFAWTPEDMPGINPKVICHKLAIDKTARPVAQKKRNLGEEKKQAALEETKKLLNAGFIREIRFTTWLSNVVMVRKSSGKWRMCVDFTNLNKACPKDAYLLPCIDKLVDNASGFKALSFMDAYSGYNQILMHPEDQSKTAFITEHGNFCYKVMPFGLKNAGATYQRLMDKVFQQQIGRNMEVYVDDMVAKTPMQGSHCDDLLEIFKQLRVYNMRLNPDKCAFGVQGGKFLGFMLTSRGIEANPEKCKAVLNMASPKTIKEVQQLAGRIATLSRFLPAVANRSYHFFQTFSKGKKFAWTDQCENSFTELKQSLTSPLILQRPETGKPLYLYLSVSNHAISSVLVTETGKKQNPVYFISRVLQPTETRYPKIEQLALALITTARRLRHYFQSHTIIVRTDQPLRQILTRPELAGRLIKWSVELSEFDIQYESRKTLKSQQQAAGQAQANQLYDRPGLLRAKPGLAWPVSTPTNDTYNTEVSWTIHVDGASNKEGSGAGILLKEGDKVVAEQSLQFRFNASNNQAEYEALLAGLKLALQLQIPRITAYCDSSLVVHQIKGEFQVKDPLLEKYWLITKDLISKFEEFDIIHVNREHNTRADVLSKLATTRQAENTSALSQLTLDKPSFEQDTILSITQVPDWRTPFLEYINTGTTPNDEPNLPLFRRRASFYTVLGNTLYRRGHSRPLLKCISNEEAEDVMAETHEGVCGNHIGGRTLAAKILRTGYYWPTIKRDCISKVKACDNCQKHATLSETPAEELHTIEWIEAQPLAHITAEKVRSFLWKNIICKYGIPREIISDNGRQFTDHKLAAFLTNFNIKHHFSSVEHLQTNGQVESANRIILQGLKKKLGDAKGEWADLIPEILWSYNTSIQSATGETPFKLVYGAEALIPVEVSVPTLRTELYDQTNNLQARTVELDLVEEERDISAIKQ